One genomic window of Geoanaerobacter pelophilus includes the following:
- the trmB gene encoding tRNA (guanosine(46)-N7)-methyltransferase TrmB has protein sequence MQTMIKISSPCYIPAEKLPAPDGWSALFGAERPLALEIGCGIGDFIAKTAVDHPDSNIIALDYYNKGCDSTCRRLDRHGVTNVRVVRIEARQFIAERLPKGSLSAVYINCPDPWPKKRHRKRRLVSRQFMEFLRDYLVPGGNFYFATDFDDYGIDVAGMMPSVEGFENALAPDLFRHELAGYHLSKYMKKFMAEGKNIYFINYRKKMTGAL, from the coding sequence ATGCAGACCATGATCAAAATCAGTTCCCCCTGTTACATCCCGGCAGAAAAACTCCCGGCACCGGACGGCTGGAGCGCCTTATTCGGCGCGGAACGACCGTTGGCCCTGGAAATAGGGTGCGGTATCGGCGACTTCATCGCCAAGACCGCAGTTGACCATCCGGATAGCAACATCATTGCCCTCGACTATTACAACAAGGGGTGCGATAGCACCTGCCGCCGCCTGGACCGTCATGGCGTGACCAATGTCAGGGTGGTGCGGATCGAGGCGCGCCAGTTCATTGCTGAGCGGCTGCCCAAAGGTTCTCTTTCCGCAGTCTATATCAACTGCCCCGACCCCTGGCCCAAGAAGCGCCACCGGAAACGGAGGCTGGTGAGCCGCCAGTTCATGGAGTTCCTCCGCGACTACCTGGTGCCGGGTGGCAATTTCTATTTTGCCACCGATTTTGACGACTACGGCATTGATGTGGCCGGGATGATGCCGTCGGTCGAGGGCTTTGAAAACGCCCTGGCCCCGGATCTTTTCCGTCACGAACTGGCAGGATATCACCTCTCCAAGTACATGAAGAAATTCATGGCTGAAGGAAAGAACATTTACTTTATCAACTACCGGAAGAAAATGACGGGTGCCCTGTGA
- the truD gene encoding tRNA pseudouridine(13) synthase TruD, with protein sequence MNSQPTANSYLTGDIPGSGGVIKESAEDFLVEEIPLYQPTGEGEHLYVEIEKRGITTLEAIRRIARVLAIQERDIGYAGMKDAKGITRQTLSIPRVKPEQFTGVEIPGIRILSAIRHRNKLKLGHLAGNRFRLVIRGVAAGAAERAKAVLGILAKRGVPNIFGPQRYGIQGNSHLIGRALLCGDHQGAIDSIIGDTSAITDERWQAAIEAYRRGELATSLGLFPNSCRTERDILQRLADRPDKPDKALHALNPRMKSLYLSAWQSALFDKMVRQRINALDQLETGDLAWKHVNGACFLVEDAATEAPRAAAFEISPSGPLFGASMTWPGGEVKLREEQALAAEGLTPAGPANGWPQRVEGARRPLRVPLLDCSSTADGPDLVVGFTLPKGSYATAVLREVMKDW encoded by the coding sequence GTGAATTCTCAACCAACCGCAAACAGCTACCTTACCGGTGACATCCCCGGCAGCGGCGGAGTCATCAAGGAGAGTGCCGAAGATTTCCTGGTTGAGGAAATCCCTTTATACCAGCCGACCGGCGAAGGTGAACACCTCTACGTGGAGATCGAAAAAAGGGGGATCACCACCCTGGAGGCGATCCGCCGCATCGCTCGGGTCCTGGCCATCCAGGAACGGGATATCGGCTATGCCGGGATGAAAGACGCCAAGGGGATCACCCGCCAGACCCTTTCCATCCCGCGGGTCAAGCCGGAGCAGTTTACCGGGGTAGAAATCCCGGGAATCCGCATCCTGTCGGCAATCAGGCACCGGAATAAGCTGAAGCTCGGCCACCTGGCAGGCAACCGCTTTCGCCTGGTCATCAGAGGCGTCGCTGCTGGTGCCGCTGAACGCGCCAAAGCAGTTCTCGGGATTCTGGCCAAGCGAGGTGTCCCCAATATCTTCGGACCGCAGCGCTACGGCATTCAGGGCAACTCGCACCTGATCGGCCGCGCCCTGCTCTGCGGCGACCACCAGGGAGCAATCGACTCCATCATCGGCGATACCTCGGCAATTACCGACGAGCGTTGGCAGGCGGCGATCGAGGCTTACCGGCGCGGAGAATTGGCGACAAGCCTCGGTCTGTTTCCCAACAGCTGCCGCACCGAGCGCGACATCCTGCAAAGACTGGCAGACCGGCCGGACAAGCCGGACAAAGCGCTGCATGCCCTGAACCCAAGGATGAAGTCACTCTATCTTTCCGCCTGGCAGTCAGCACTGTTCGACAAGATGGTTCGGCAGCGCATCAACGCGCTCGACCAGCTGGAAACCGGCGACCTTGCCTGGAAACATGTCAATGGCGCCTGTTTCCTGGTGGAAGATGCGGCAACAGAGGCACCGCGTGCTGCTGCCTTTGAAATATCGCCGAGCGGGCCGCTCTTCGGCGCCAGCATGACCTGGCCTGGCGGAGAGGTGAAACTTCGGGAAGAGCAGGCCCTGGCAGCGGAAGGTCTGACCCCGGCCGGGCCGGCCAACGGCTGGCCGCAAAGAGTTGAAGGCGCGCGCCGTCCATTGCGGGTGCCGCTACTCGATTGTAGTTCTACTGCCGATGGCCCCGACTTGGTGGTCGGCTTCACCCTGCCGAAGGGATCATACGCCACCGCGGTGCTGAGAGAAGTGATGAAAGACTGGTAG
- a CDS encoding DUF4212 domain-containing protein, with product MQHHEEMYEVNPFKPKEGSMVDELAVIVAILVGWGLLNFGFQALLSLLAESATGDGMLTRLTFLSFPFHFWFTGQFLPLWFVVLCVIFNLYTDRVTERHSHRRDRTYE from the coding sequence ATGCAACATCACGAAGAGATGTATGAAGTGAACCCCTTCAAACCGAAGGAGGGCTCGATGGTCGATGAATTGGCCGTTATCGTTGCCATTCTGGTGGGGTGGGGGCTGCTCAACTTCGGCTTTCAGGCGCTGCTGTCCCTGCTGGCAGAATCGGCCACCGGAGACGGAATGCTGACCCGCCTCACCTTTCTCTCGTTCCCGTTCCATTTCTGGTTTACCGGCCAGTTTCTGCCGCTCTGGTTCGTTGTTCTCTGCGTGATCTTCAACCTCTACACCGACCGGGTTACTGAACGCCACAGCCACAGGAGAGACCGCACCTATGAGTGA
- a CDS encoding VC_2705 family sodium/solute symporter, whose product MSDSGANLWPIIIVAGVLTSFIVVGLINKSREGSDYLFAGRYIGRIGGGAAIASNWMSAASFLGMAGLIYLKGYFALAYVIGWTGGYVLLLVLMAGQIRRFGKYTAPDFVGERYGSSTARIISAVVSIGISLIYIIAQLKGIGMIFGWLFGLDYSRGLLLGAGAIISYVVVAGMLGVARNQQMQYFVLIVSFIVPLMYLAHSLGYFWLLPQFGYGVAIQDLAREFQVNLSAPFANGTLFQWVALCFTLMVGTAGLPHVLSRFYIVPNVRDARWSVAWGLFFIALIYWSAPAYAVFARLMEASAGMPEPSASARQMADIIVIRSAVMGQVPVWMVGILAAGATCAAFFTSAGLLITGASSFSHDIYYRVLNPHASEGSKMAVAKGATLVLAAIATLCAMKPPGMIAEITATAFALAGNTIFPAFLLGIWWGRANGNGVVAGMLTGMVLTFAEPLFGRIFPLAATIFPLTSSALCGAPIVILVIIIVSMLTPPPPEAMRQFLAREVHGRLERS is encoded by the coding sequence ATGAGTGACAGCGGCGCCAACCTCTGGCCGATTATCATCGTTGCCGGAGTTCTTACCTCATTCATCGTGGTCGGCCTGATCAACAAGTCCCGTGAAGGCTCGGACTACCTGTTCGCCGGGCGCTACATCGGCCGGATCGGCGGCGGCGCGGCAATTGCCAGCAACTGGATGAGCGCCGCCAGCTTTCTGGGGATGGCCGGGCTGATCTACCTGAAGGGATACTTTGCCCTAGCCTATGTCATCGGCTGGACCGGGGGTTATGTCCTGCTGCTGGTGCTGATGGCCGGCCAAATTCGCCGGTTCGGCAAATACACCGCCCCGGACTTTGTCGGTGAACGTTACGGCTCCTCTACGGCCCGGATTATCTCCGCAGTAGTGTCAATCGGCATCTCGCTTATCTACATCATTGCCCAGCTCAAAGGCATTGGCATGATATTCGGCTGGCTCTTCGGCCTGGACTACTCACGCGGGCTTTTGCTCGGCGCCGGGGCAATCATCTCGTATGTCGTCGTGGCCGGAATGCTGGGAGTTGCCCGGAACCAGCAGATGCAGTATTTCGTACTGATCGTCTCTTTCATCGTGCCGCTGATGTACCTTGCCCACAGCCTTGGCTACTTCTGGCTGCTGCCCCAGTTTGGCTACGGCGTGGCGATCCAGGACCTGGCGCGCGAGTTCCAGGTGAATCTCAGCGCCCCGTTTGCCAATGGCACGCTCTTTCAGTGGGTTGCGCTCTGCTTTACCCTCATGGTTGGCACTGCCGGGCTGCCGCATGTCCTGTCACGGTTCTATATTGTGCCCAACGTGCGTGACGCGCGCTGGAGCGTGGCCTGGGGACTGTTCTTCATTGCCTTGATTTACTGGTCCGCCCCAGCCTATGCCGTGTTCGCCCGACTGATGGAAGCAAGCGCCGGCATGCCCGAGCCATCGGCATCTGCGCGGCAGATGGCCGATATCATTGTCATCAGGTCTGCGGTCATGGGACAGGTGCCGGTCTGGATGGTCGGCATCCTTGCCGCCGGAGCCACCTGTGCGGCGTTCTTTACCAGCGCCGGGCTGCTGATTACCGGGGCCTCGTCATTTTCCCATGATATCTACTACCGCGTACTCAATCCGCACGCCTCTGAAGGCTCAAAGATGGCGGTGGCCAAGGGGGCGACCCTGGTCTTAGCTGCCATCGCCACCCTGTGCGCCATGAAGCCGCCGGGGATGATCGCCGAGATAACCGCAACCGCTTTTGCCCTGGCAGGGAATACGATCTTTCCCGCCTTCCTGCTCGGAATCTGGTGGGGTCGGGCCAACGGCAACGGCGTGGTCGCCGGGATGCTGACCGGCATGGTCCTGACCTTTGCCGAACCGCTTTTCGGCAGGATCTTTCCACTGGCGGCCACCATCTTCCCGTTGACCTCCTCGGCACTGTGCGGCGCTCCCATTGTCATCCTGGTGATCATAATTGTTTCCATGCTCACCCCGCCACCTCCTGAAGCAATGCGGCAGTTCCTGGCCAGAGAAGTACACGGCCGCCTGGAAAGATCATAG
- a CDS encoding putative nucleotidyltransferase substrate binding domain-containing protein, protein MALILGSRDGDIVNSKAMQELVADLDRMIADQAAYLMPEQHRSLVNGIAQNLLEEQEWEERFAAQLDDALAALEKAPDIASLQQQYLSAVDSATSYFARRQSVLSMHRFCSQSRDIMIHWAIRSGLATCGESPAPFAICALGNYGRHETTFSSRCDLLLVYGSSDPSAEQWFATFSGKVSAILDQLELSANFMRLDDPEWCGDIGLWKSRIASQAGTPDPSSETVALCDLRPVFGSQELALELRSMAVRSLNSDQLTLMAALRSASIMPVGFNFFGRLRMEKSGSHRGEFNLVQFALNPMVVTIRMMAIQKAISDTATSDRISKLLAAGELGVDLAAKLLKAYHDFHRIKMSAEVAHKGNEQDGFYLEREEISHDDEICLKQGLDALFNLQRIVYQNVEG, encoded by the coding sequence ATGGCACTAATTCTCGGCAGCAGGGACGGCGACATCGTTAACAGCAAGGCCATGCAGGAACTGGTGGCAGACCTTGACCGGATGATTGCTGACCAGGCCGCTTACCTGATGCCGGAGCAGCATCGCTCCCTGGTTAACGGCATTGCCCAAAACCTTCTGGAAGAGCAGGAATGGGAAGAACGGTTCGCTGCACAACTAGACGACGCACTGGCCGCCCTGGAAAAGGCGCCCGATATCGCCTCTCTGCAGCAGCAGTACCTCTCTGCGGTTGACAGCGCTACCAGCTATTTCGCCCGCCGACAGTCAGTGCTTTCCATGCACCGGTTTTGCAGCCAAAGCCGCGATATCATGATCCACTGGGCAATCCGATCAGGGCTGGCTACTTGCGGAGAAAGCCCGGCACCTTTCGCAATTTGCGCCCTCGGCAATTATGGCCGTCACGAGACGACCTTCTCGTCTCGATGTGACCTGTTGCTGGTTTACGGTAGCAGCGACCCCTCGGCTGAGCAATGGTTTGCGACATTTAGCGGGAAGGTATCAGCAATCCTTGACCAGCTGGAGCTTTCGGCAAACTTCATGAGGCTGGATGATCCGGAATGGTGTGGCGACATTGGTTTGTGGAAGAGCCGCATTGCCTCCCAGGCAGGCACACCCGATCCGTCAAGCGAGACCGTTGCCCTCTGTGATCTGCGGCCGGTTTTCGGCAGCCAGGAACTGGCACTGGAACTGCGATCAATGGCAGTTCGCTCACTCAACAGCGATCAGCTTACTCTGATGGCCGCATTGCGGAGCGCTTCCATTATGCCGGTGGGATTCAACTTTTTCGGCAGATTGAGGATGGAGAAAAGCGGCAGCCACCGGGGCGAATTCAACCTTGTCCAGTTTGCCCTGAACCCGATGGTGGTGACTATCCGCATGATGGCAATACAGAAAGCCATCAGCGACACAGCCACATCCGACCGGATCAGCAAGCTGCTGGCAGCCGGTGAGCTCGGGGTTGACCTTGCCGCCAAATTGCTGAAAGCATACCACGACTTTCATCGAATCAAGATGTCAGCTGAAGTGGCGCACAAGGGTAACGAGCAAGACGGCTTCTATCTCGAACGGGAAGAGATTTCCCACGATGACGAGATCTGCCTGAAACAGGGGCTCGACGCCCTGTTCAACCTGCAGCGGATCGTCTACCAGAATGTAGAAGGATGA
- a CDS encoding sugar phosphate isomerase/epimerase family protein: protein MLISISSGTLFTFPIKRIFEIAAEIGFDGVELIINQDFQRVNSRKVVCELAAILPIHSIHAPFMPLDGWGGPVDALKLCVEIAADCGVPLVNFHPASWMGLEAGFWRWMYRVRDYQKEVGKENVTVTIENMPWVGRFKMNPYILSDTGAMIEFIQERNLDLTFDCTHMGSGKTNFINDFYQCYNTGRIKNIHFSDYGHGKEHLIPGHGILPLTRFLNHLRNTEYDYTLTLELSPHEFPQDEEIIIASLREILLYLRCETEKFAP from the coding sequence ATGCTGATATCCATCTCTTCCGGAACCCTGTTCACCTTCCCCATCAAGCGAATTTTCGAAATCGCGGCCGAAATCGGTTTTGATGGCGTGGAGTTGATCATCAACCAGGATTTCCAGAGAGTAAACAGCAGAAAAGTGGTCTGTGAACTAGCGGCAATTCTGCCGATTCACTCGATACATGCCCCATTCATGCCTCTGGACGGTTGGGGAGGGCCGGTGGATGCCCTGAAACTTTGCGTGGAGATTGCCGCCGACTGCGGAGTACCGCTGGTTAATTTTCATCCAGCCTCATGGATGGGGCTTGAAGCCGGTTTCTGGCGCTGGATGTACCGGGTCAGGGACTACCAGAAGGAGGTGGGAAAGGAGAATGTCACCGTAACTATTGAGAACATGCCCTGGGTTGGCCGGTTCAAGATGAACCCATACATCCTCTCTGATACCGGGGCAATGATCGAATTCATCCAGGAACGAAATCTGGACCTAACCTTCGACTGTACGCACATGGGTTCAGGCAAGACCAATTTCATCAACGACTTTTACCAGTGCTACAATACCGGACGCATCAAGAATATTCACTTTTCCGACTACGGTCACGGCAAGGAACACCTTATCCCCGGGCACGGCATACTGCCGCTGACACGATTCCTCAACCACCTGCGCAACACTGAGTATGACTACACCTTGACCCTGGAACTCTCGCCCCATGAATTCCCGCAGGACGAGGAGATTATCATTGCCAGCCTGCGGGAGATCCTGCTTTACCTGCGCTGTGAAACCGAGAAATTCGCCCCGTAA
- a CDS encoding universal stress protein gives MLNLPKKILVAIDGSPISDKAAEEAVRMAASNQGPYKSTIIALLVLPNAPRSTFTDFVPAPPVTQTDQWDDLRKRIFYVIQKNAEESATPLDIRVAYGDPADELLTLADREKVDVIVIGSSGKGFIKRKVLGSVSNRVVQNAKCSVYVVRG, from the coding sequence ATGCTTAACTTGCCCAAAAAAATTCTGGTGGCCATTGATGGCTCGCCGATATCAGACAAAGCCGCCGAAGAGGCTGTCAGAATGGCAGCCTCAAATCAGGGGCCATATAAGAGCACGATAATTGCGCTTTTGGTGTTGCCGAACGCTCCGCGCAGCACTTTCACTGATTTTGTCCCTGCACCGCCGGTAACTCAGACCGATCAATGGGATGATCTCCGCAAGCGGATCTTTTATGTCATTCAGAAAAATGCGGAAGAATCTGCAACCCCTCTGGATATCAGGGTGGCTTATGGCGATCCGGCCGATGAACTTCTGACTCTGGCCGACCGTGAGAAGGTGGATGTCATCGTGATCGGGAGTTCCGGCAAGGGGTTTATCAAGAGAAAGGTTCTGGGGAGCGTCTCCAACAGGGTGGTGCAGAACGCCAAATGCTCGGTCTACGTTGTGCGGGGATGA
- a CDS encoding IclR family transcriptional regulator, translating to MAKKEKSEYIIQAVDHALDLLEQFHDDVDELGVTELSKRLKLHKNNVFRLLATLESRNYIEQNRVTENYRLGLKTLELGQTFIKQMGLLRQSRPVLEALVKECNETTYVAILKDFHIVYLDTVETDLTVRVVPRVGSRLPAYCTAAGKVQLAYMTDEELDNYLPGKELKRYTPNTIVDKDEFRKLLAKVAEQGYAVDNEELDAGVRCVGAPIRDYTRRIIGAVSISGPSMRFTDERIEKELIPLVKKAGEEISTKLGYHK from the coding sequence ATGGCTAAAAAAGAAAAATCCGAATATATCATCCAGGCAGTTGATCATGCGCTCGACCTGCTTGAGCAGTTTCACGACGACGTTGACGAACTTGGGGTAACTGAGCTCAGCAAGCGGCTCAAACTCCATAAGAACAACGTGTTCCGGCTGCTGGCGACGCTTGAGTCAAGAAACTATATTGAGCAGAACAGGGTCACAGAGAACTATCGTCTCGGCTTGAAGACCCTGGAGCTGGGGCAAACTTTCATTAAGCAGATGGGACTGCTCCGCCAATCCAGGCCGGTCCTTGAGGCTCTGGTCAAAGAGTGCAATGAGACTACCTACGTTGCAATCCTGAAAGACTTCCACATCGTGTACCTCGATACCGTGGAAACCGATCTGACCGTACGGGTCGTGCCGCGGGTCGGATCACGCCTCCCTGCTTACTGCACCGCCGCAGGCAAGGTGCAGCTGGCATATATGACCGACGAGGAACTTGACAACTATCTGCCGGGAAAAGAGCTTAAACGCTATACCCCTAATACCATTGTCGACAAGGATGAATTCAGGAAGCTCCTTGCCAAGGTTGCCGAGCAGGGGTATGCGGTTGACAACGAAGAGCTCGATGCCGGTGTTCGCTGCGTTGGCGCCCCGATCCGCGATTATACCCGTCGCATAATCGGTGCAGTCAGCATCTCAGGACCTTCCATGCGCTTCACTGATGAAAGAATCGAGAAAGAGCTTATCCCTCTGGTCAAAAAAGCCGGTGAAGAGATCTCCACAAAACTCGGCTACCACAAATAG
- the coaE gene encoding dephospho-CoA kinase (Dephospho-CoA kinase (CoaE) performs the final step in coenzyme A biosynthesis.): MRIIGLTGGIASGKSSVARLLEQLGASVVDADQLARDAVMPGTPAYLAIVELFGSEIVHADGYIDRERLGRIVFSDSGARKRLEAVVHPAIKDLAEERLSALRNAGDGVAVYMAPLLVEAGAVDRVDEVWVVYLDSTSQLERLMQRDHLSREAAQQRIASQLPMEEKRKYGKIVINNSGPWEETERQVREVWQREVVAAGTGN, translated from the coding sequence ATGCGGATCATTGGTCTGACAGGTGGCATTGCCTCGGGGAAGAGTAGCGTGGCTCGATTGCTTGAACAGCTGGGGGCCTCTGTGGTCGATGCTGATCAGTTGGCGCGGGATGCCGTTATGCCCGGCACCCCCGCGTACCTGGCAATCGTTGAATTGTTCGGCTCGGAAATCGTGCATGCTGACGGTTATATTGATCGTGAGCGGCTCGGCAGGATCGTCTTCAGTGATAGTGGGGCGAGAAAGCGTTTGGAAGCGGTCGTCCATCCTGCCATAAAAGACCTGGCCGAAGAGCGGTTGTCCGCTTTACGCAATGCCGGGGACGGAGTGGCTGTCTATATGGCGCCACTTCTTGTTGAGGCCGGGGCTGTTGATCGAGTGGACGAGGTCTGGGTGGTATATCTGGACAGTACAAGCCAACTTGAAAGGTTGATGCAGCGGGACCATCTTTCTCGTGAGGCTGCGCAGCAGCGCATTGCCAGCCAGTTGCCGATGGAAGAAAAAAGAAAATACGGCAAGATTGTCATCAACAACAGCGGCCCATGGGAGGAAACAGAGCGTCAAGTCAGGGAGGTGTGGCAACGCGAGGTAGTTGCAGCAGGGACAGGGAATTAG
- a CDS encoding OsmC family protein, whose protein sequence is MEMLIRLGTGMKVTAEFDNFSIVTDQPPSSGGDGSAPTPFQLFLASLGTCAGVYIASFCQQRGISSERITIHQKMEHTEGEDGKKRLARVSLEIRVPEDFPQKYHNALIKTAELCAVKKAVMDPPEFSISTVVA, encoded by the coding sequence ATGGAAATGCTTATAAGACTTGGCACCGGAATGAAAGTAACCGCAGAGTTTGACAATTTCAGCATTGTAACCGACCAGCCGCCATCGTCCGGTGGGGACGGGTCAGCACCCACTCCTTTCCAGCTGTTTCTGGCCTCGCTCGGCACGTGTGCCGGGGTCTACATTGCCTCATTCTGCCAACAACGGGGGATCAGTAGCGAGCGGATAACGATTCATCAGAAAATGGAGCACACGGAAGGCGAAGACGGCAAGAAGAGGCTGGCCAGAGTTTCCCTGGAAATTCGGGTGCCAGAGGATTTCCCGCAAAAATATCACAATGCCTTGATAAAAACCGCTGAACTTTGTGCCGTCAAGAAAGCGGTCATGGACCCGCCGGAGTTCTCAATCTCAACGGTTGTTGCCTAG
- a CDS encoding DUF342 domain-containing protein, with the protein MDEENLQGRGLKFHLSEDNNRLQVDYQPDGPVVPVDFAWLKHALDAQRAATGFFIFEHASGDLKKRYNEATEAFTLDIGERRDGCFTVSLAPDRMSAMLNLSPAYGGIPVAREKILETLNSMHIVSGILPERIDTALMSGRETENLVIAEGRPPVNGENAQLLSLLPEVAEHVPEESDTEVVDYRNISDIISVKAGTPVMRRIPPTLGVPGEDVTGEPLAAEDGVDLLFADNLSGVCFDPADPDLLLAEIGGMPVLVPDGVTIEPVIKVKNVDLSTGNLHFDGSVEVEGDVKEGMELRVAGDVSVKGVVEAATIICEGNVTVMGGVIGHGLEAAHPEHPSEHAVIKAQGNVAALFVENAIIESAADIEIKELAMKSELTASGQIQIGEDGSKKGHLIGGSCRAGKKIKAIIVGSRASVQTRIEVGVEPMVSERLKETQQLIEAKEKELEEIEKDRVYCREHPERFTADRSQQLEHGYQELQSNLAELFGQKKRLQKQLTPDPDACVEVERDIFYGVSVKIGEHHFLVEDDQFGGTFMVVGEELVLASSS; encoded by the coding sequence ATGGATGAGGAGAATCTGCAAGGCCGCGGGTTGAAGTTTCATCTCAGCGAAGACAATAATCGGCTGCAGGTTGACTATCAGCCTGACGGACCAGTGGTGCCGGTTGATTTCGCCTGGCTGAAGCATGCGCTTGATGCCCAGCGGGCGGCAACCGGCTTTTTCATCTTTGAACACGCCTCCGGCGATCTTAAAAAGCGTTACAACGAAGCGACCGAGGCCTTTACTCTTGATATCGGGGAACGACGTGACGGCTGCTTTACGGTCTCTCTCGCCCCTGACCGCATGTCCGCGATGCTGAATCTTTCCCCGGCATACGGCGGCATCCCGGTAGCCCGCGAAAAGATCCTCGAAACCCTCAATTCTATGCATATCGTCAGTGGCATCTTACCTGAACGGATCGATACTGCCCTTATGTCAGGGCGCGAGACGGAGAATCTGGTAATAGCCGAGGGGCGTCCGCCGGTAAACGGGGAAAATGCTCAATTGCTGAGCCTGTTGCCGGAAGTTGCCGAGCATGTGCCCGAAGAATCTGACACAGAGGTTGTGGATTATCGCAACATCAGTGACATCATCAGCGTAAAGGCAGGCACGCCGGTCATGCGAAGGATTCCACCGACGCTGGGGGTGCCCGGTGAGGATGTGACCGGGGAACCTTTGGCGGCTGAAGATGGTGTCGATCTGTTATTTGCCGACAATCTTTCCGGGGTCTGTTTTGACCCGGCAGACCCAGACCTGCTGCTTGCCGAAATTGGCGGGATGCCAGTGCTGGTGCCCGATGGGGTAACGATAGAACCGGTCATAAAGGTCAAGAATGTTGATCTCTCTACCGGAAACCTGCATTTTGACGGTTCCGTAGAGGTTGAAGGTGATGTCAAAGAGGGTATGGAGCTTAGAGTTGCCGGTGATGTGAGCGTCAAGGGGGTTGTGGAAGCAGCAACCATCATTTGCGAGGGAAATGTTACTGTCATGGGTGGTGTTATCGGTCATGGGCTGGAAGCGGCACACCCGGAGCACCCGTCTGAGCATGCAGTGATCAAGGCCCAAGGGAATGTCGCAGCTTTGTTTGTCGAGAATGCGATTATTGAGTCAGCGGCGGACATAGAGATCAAGGAACTGGCCATGAAGAGCGAGCTTACGGCATCGGGTCAGATTCAGATCGGCGAAGATGGCTCGAAAAAGGGGCACCTGATCGGTGGTAGCTGCCGGGCTGGTAAGAAGATCAAAGCGATTATTGTCGGTTCCCGGGCAAGCGTTCAGACTAGGATTGAGGTCGGAGTCGAGCCGATGGTAAGCGAACGTCTCAAAGAGACGCAGCAGCTCATTGAAGCCAAGGAAAAAGAACTGGAAGAGATAGAAAAGGATCGTGTTTACTGCCGGGAACACCCGGAGCGGTTTACCGCGGATCGAAGCCAACAGTTAGAACATGGCTATCAGGAGCTGCAATCGAACCTTGCGGAACTGTTCGGGCAAAAGAAACGGTTGCAGAAGCAGTTGACCCCTGATCCCGATGCCTGCGTAGAGGTCGAGCGGGACATCTTCTACGGGGTGTCGGTCAAGATCGGCGAGCATCATTTTCTTGTGGAAGACGACCAGTTCGGCGGCACATTCATGGTTGTCGGCGAAGAGCTTGTGCTTGCTTCCTCTTCTTGA